A region of Ferruginibacter albus DNA encodes the following proteins:
- a CDS encoding DUF3823 domain-containing protein translates to MKLKFSSILAVVAISIIGLSSCVKEDNYLGPDASLSGTMFVDGSNNADTIQTCTSNFSIRLEQLSWSSTPTPQDIPIKADGTYQNTELFSGHYRVSILGGAFWPVESKEIDVTKGSKLDFQLIPYLFLNNASAHFDDTTLVVDFHLEAPIDGIPKPLEMQVYTSATQFVGPGASIDVLSSGTKDDPRKYIVPLSKEWADFTDGDKNCEIKIPFPTPLKERSFFIRAGIKFNDSYRSSNLSNIMQVTYQ, encoded by the coding sequence ATGAAACTTAAATTCAGTTCAATTTTAGCAGTAGTAGCAATAAGCATAATAGGGTTGTCTTCTTGTGTTAAGGAAGATAATTATCTGGGTCCGGATGCATCCTTGTCAGGAACAATGTTTGTTGATGGTAGCAATAATGCAGACACTATTCAAACATGTACATCCAACTTTAGTATCCGATTGGAACAATTGAGTTGGAGCAGTACTCCTACACCTCAAGATATTCCGATTAAAGCAGACGGTACATATCAAAATACCGAACTGTTCAGCGGGCATTATCGGGTATCCATTTTAGGTGGTGCATTTTGGCCGGTGGAATCAAAAGAAATAGATGTTACAAAAGGTTCGAAATTGGATTTTCAATTGATACCTTATCTGTTCCTTAACAATGCTTCTGCGCATTTTGATGATACAACATTAGTAGTGGATTTTCATTTGGAAGCGCCTATAGATGGTATTCCTAAGCCTTTGGAAATGCAGGTGTATACAAGCGCCACACAATTCGTTGGTCCGGGTGCTTCTATTGATGTGTTATCAAGCGGTACTAAGGATGATCCAAGAAAATACATCGTGCCTCTTTCTAAAGAATGGGCAGATTTTACAGACGGAGATAAAAATTGTGAGATCAAAATTCCATTTCCAACACCTCTTAAAGAAAGATCATTTTTTATACGGGCAGGTATAAAGTTCAATGATAGTTATCGAAGCTCTAATCTATCTAACATCATGCAGGTTACTTATCAATAA
- a CDS encoding RagB/SusD family nutrient uptake outer membrane protein: MNKLLIAVTLGIFLSITSCQHLDDIKPVNIILDDQIFKSEAGITTYFATMYRKLPIEDFQYRPDGRNDGVGDVAFNLHHEWEHFYHSGAACGEMVGPYGGMDIGGGFGYWPYTDIRNINYFIQTMPKYASGYTQDQVNQFLGEAYFCRAYTYFALAKRYGGVPIVTRVLTYPQQTIEELQVPRNTEAETWDFIGNDLDSAYALLPEANAPERANKYAAMALKSRAMVYAGSIAKYGSVNYVDGDARANGFVGIDAGKANAYYQKAIDAAKTLEGHYSLYRKSADKVKNYTDVFLDATSPENILVRGFYAGDPERCHSWDATYSPNSGLNYMTSEGLSRSYPTLEFVERTDSLNGITNPDGTPKRFDNIGDPFQNLEPRLRGTVYFPGDMLRGKLFDQQEGTYPSFSGTAADEVAKPVASRTYLRSGNHNTLNNGRLVNGYAGMYPPAFGSDDNTRTGFYVRKYIDYNKNIADVKLFSSTTPWIELRYAEVLLNRAEADIETGQVNDALTCLNDIRDRAGASAFSLSDMTAQTVQNERCKELAFEHHYWWDIRRWRIADVLLNNAHFKGIMPYYVANENKYIFLKETELFDRNYNFEKKYYYEPIPGGELAKNPNLYPNNPGY; this comes from the coding sequence ATGAACAAACTATTGATAGCAGTTACGTTGGGAATATTCTTATCCATTACTTCCTGCCAACACCTGGATGATATAAAACCTGTTAATATCATACTCGATGATCAGATATTCAAATCTGAAGCAGGTATAACTACTTATTTCGCCACCATGTACAGAAAGCTTCCTATCGAAGATTTTCAGTATCGTCCCGATGGTCGTAATGATGGTGTGGGCGATGTAGCATTCAATTTGCACCATGAATGGGAACATTTTTACCATTCCGGCGCCGCTTGTGGAGAAATGGTAGGACCTTATGGCGGTATGGATATTGGTGGTGGCTTTGGCTATTGGCCTTATACTGATATCCGTAATATAAATTACTTTATTCAAACAATGCCTAAATATGCATCCGGTTATACACAAGACCAGGTGAATCAATTTTTAGGAGAGGCTTATTTCTGTAGAGCATATACTTATTTCGCTTTAGCAAAAAGATATGGAGGTGTGCCAATTGTTACAAGAGTACTTACATATCCTCAGCAAACTATTGAAGAGTTACAAGTCCCTCGTAATACAGAGGCAGAAACATGGGATTTTATTGGTAATGATCTGGATAGTGCTTATGCATTATTACCTGAAGCCAATGCGCCTGAAAGAGCAAACAAATATGCAGCCATGGCATTGAAATCAAGAGCAATGGTATATGCCGGAAGTATTGCCAAATACGGTTCAGTAAATTATGTTGATGGTGATGCTCGTGCAAATGGTTTTGTTGGGATTGATGCCGGGAAAGCAAATGCTTATTATCAAAAAGCAATTGATGCAGCAAAAACCTTGGAAGGACATTATTCTTTATATCGCAAATCAGCAGATAAAGTAAAAAACTACACCGATGTTTTCTTAGATGCTACAAGTCCTGAAAATATTTTGGTAAGAGGTTTTTATGCAGGCGATCCTGAAAGATGCCATAGCTGGGATGCTACTTACTCGCCCAACAGTGGCTTGAATTATATGACCAGTGAAGGATTGTCAAGATCTTATCCAACATTGGAATTCGTAGAACGTACAGATTCACTAAATGGGATTACCAATCCTGATGGAACACCAAAACGTTTTGATAATATCGGCGATCCATTCCAGAATTTAGAACCACGTTTAAGAGGTACGGTATATTTTCCGGGTGATATGTTAAGAGGTAAGCTCTTCGATCAGCAGGAAGGTACTTATCCATCTTTTAGCGGTACTGCAGCTGACGAAGTTGCTAAACCGGTAGCGTCAAGAACTTATTTACGTTCAGGTAATCACAATACGTTAAACAACGGAAGATTGGTGAATGGGTATGCAGGTATGTATCCGCCGGCTTTTGGTAGCGATGATAATACACGAACCGGTTTCTATGTTCGTAAATATATCGATTACAATAAAAACATTGCTGATGTGAAATTATTCTCAAGTACTACACCCTGGATAGAATTGAGATATGCAGAAGTGTTATTGAACAGGGCAGAAGCAGACATTGAAACAGGGCAGGTGAATGATGCGCTTACTTGTTTAAATGATATTAGAGATAGAGCAGGTGCATCCGCATTCTCTTTATCAGATATGACGGCACAAACAGTGCAAAATGAAAGATGTAAAGAATTGGCGTTCGAACATCATTACTGGTGGGATATCAGAAGATGGAGAATTGCTGACGTTCTTTTAAACAATGCACACTTTAAAGGTATAATGCCTTATTATGTTGCCAATGAAAACAAATACATTTTCTTAAAAGAAACAGAGTTGTTCGATCGTAATTACAATTTCGAAAAGAAATATTATTACGAGCCGATACCAGGCGGTGAATTGGCAAAAAATCCTAACCTCTATCCAAATAATCCCGGTTACTAA